Proteins encoded within one genomic window of Granulicella pectinivorans:
- a CDS encoding ArnT family glycosyltransferase, which produces MATTIVRPTDRTLAPALRLAAFFAIIKLALHVAANLYQSHTGWGYFRDEMYYIECGRHLAWGYVDHGPIVAVQAKLALALFGKSLAGIRFFAALAGAARVFLTGILAWALGGRRSAQGLAMTACLVVPMYLGLDSFLSMNSFESMFWMTALLALILQLRQEPASPKLWILWGVASGIGLLNKPSMTFFLIALLIGLLAAPARRVLATRWAVMGIALMILIALPNLLWQIHNHWPTLEFLHNGRVGGKNIALNPVALMGQQILVLQPANLLVWGAGLIFLLRRKPWRWIGITYLVFLGLCMALHAKDYYIAPIYPVLFAAGGIAWETKDSHNLRVQQGRAFAFPILQTVLLFFCAVLLPLSLPILRPAAFIAYGHATHLANTGNSETDSSGELPQFYADRFGWQEEVDQVTRVYNALPPEEKAKVAIFGSNYGEAAAINFLGHGLPTAISGHNNYFLWGPRGATGEVVISLVGSKPEELAEYYDKVEIVGRMDTPYSMPFEHRNIYLLHGRKKNLSGDWPDFKNYF; this is translated from the coding sequence ATGGCCACCACCATCGTCCGACCCACCGACCGCACGCTCGCTCCGGCCCTCCGCCTCGCAGCCTTCTTCGCGATCATCAAGCTCGCCCTCCACGTCGCGGCCAATCTCTACCAGTCCCACACAGGCTGGGGATACTTCCGCGACGAGATGTACTACATCGAATGCGGCCGCCATCTCGCCTGGGGTTACGTCGATCACGGCCCCATCGTCGCCGTGCAGGCCAAGCTGGCCCTCGCTCTCTTCGGCAAATCCCTCGCCGGCATTCGCTTCTTCGCCGCCCTCGCCGGGGCAGCGCGCGTCTTCCTCACAGGGATACTCGCCTGGGCGCTCGGCGGACGCCGCTCCGCGCAGGGCCTGGCGATGACCGCCTGCCTCGTTGTGCCCATGTACCTCGGCCTCGACTCCTTCCTCTCCATGAACTCCTTCGAGTCCATGTTCTGGATGACCGCACTCCTCGCCCTCATCCTGCAGCTTCGGCAAGAGCCGGCCTCCCCGAAACTCTGGATCCTGTGGGGCGTCGCCTCCGGAATCGGGCTCCTCAACAAGCCCTCGATGACCTTCTTTCTCATCGCCCTGCTGATCGGTCTTCTCGCGGCCCCAGCCCGCCGCGTCCTCGCCACCCGCTGGGCCGTCATGGGCATCGCCCTCATGATCCTCATCGCCCTGCCCAATCTCCTGTGGCAGATTCACAATCACTGGCCGACGCTCGAATTCCTCCACAACGGCCGGGTCGGCGGCAAAAATATCGCGCTGAACCCAGTCGCCCTCATGGGTCAGCAGATCCTCGTTCTCCAACCCGCAAACCTCCTCGTCTGGGGCGCTGGCCTCATCTTCCTGCTGCGTCGTAAGCCCTGGCGCTGGATCGGCATCACCTATCTCGTCTTCCTTGGCCTCTGCATGGCGCTCCACGCCAAGGACTATTACATCGCACCCATCTATCCGGTGCTGTTTGCCGCCGGGGGCATCGCGTGGGAGACGAAGGACTCCCACAACCTCCGCGTGCAGCAGGGTCGAGCCTTCGCCTTCCCCATCCTGCAGACCGTGCTCCTCTTCTTCTGCGCGGTTCTGCTTCCCCTCTCCCTGCCGATCCTGCGTCCCGCTGCCTTCATCGCCTACGGACACGCAACGCACCTCGCCAACACCGGCAACAGTGAGACCGACTCATCCGGCGAACTCCCCCAGTTCTACGCGGACCGTTTCGGCTGGCAGGAAGAGGTCGACCAGGTCACCCGTGTCTACAATGCTCTCCCACCCGAGGAGAAGGCCAAGGTCGCCATCTTCGGCTCCAACTACGGCGAAGCCGCTGCCATCAACTTCCTCGGACATGGCCTGCCCACCGCCATCAGCGGGCACAACAACTACTTTCTCTGGGGGCCGCGCGGGGCCACCGGCGAGGTCGTGATCTCTCTCGTCGGTTCCAAGCCCGAGGAACTCGCAGAGTACTACGACAAGGTCGAGATCGTGGGCCGTATGGACACCCCGTATTCCATGCCCTTCGAGCACCGCAACATCTACCTCCTCCACGGCCGAAAAAAGAATCTTTCAGGCGATTGGCCCGACTTCAAAAACTACTTCTAA
- the ypfJ gene encoding KPN_02809 family neutral zinc metallopeptidase, which translates to MDWTPGGLSDDVEDRRGDSGGGGGFGGFGGGGGGGLGIIGVVVLVIVSLVTGHNYIGSYLGGGSSGSTQSAPPPSSQYGPGGPRSQYGSTQGSSGRVNASPTEDRSAQLVSFVLGDAQKFWAQTLQEQGVQYRRAKVVLYRNATYSGCGTAQSQVGPFYCPADQKIYMDLSFWDQLAQLGGGRAEFAQAYVVAHELGHHIQNLLGTEQKVERANQQNPSGRNRLSVKVELQADCFAGVWAKSGESRGFIHTDDIAGGLKAAAAVGDDHLQGMQGGTVRPDTFTHGSSADREKWFNRGLSGGTIDSCNTFAGNE; encoded by the coding sequence ATGGATTGGACGCCTGGCGGGTTGAGTGACGATGTTGAGGATCGACGTGGGGATTCGGGTGGTGGTGGAGGATTCGGCGGGTTTGGCGGCGGCGGTGGGGGTGGCTTAGGAATCATCGGCGTGGTCGTGTTGGTGATCGTCAGCCTGGTAACGGGACATAACTATATCGGGAGCTATCTGGGCGGGGGCTCTTCGGGCTCGACGCAGAGTGCGCCCCCTCCTTCTTCGCAGTACGGGCCGGGTGGTCCGAGGTCGCAGTATGGATCGACGCAGGGCTCCTCCGGACGCGTGAATGCTTCCCCGACGGAAGACCGGTCGGCGCAACTGGTCTCGTTCGTGCTGGGCGATGCACAGAAGTTCTGGGCGCAGACGTTGCAGGAGCAGGGTGTGCAGTACCGTCGGGCCAAGGTCGTTCTCTACCGGAATGCGACCTATTCAGGATGCGGCACGGCGCAGTCACAGGTAGGGCCGTTTTACTGCCCCGCGGATCAGAAGATCTATATGGACCTGAGCTTCTGGGATCAGTTGGCTCAGCTTGGGGGTGGCCGTGCGGAGTTTGCACAGGCCTATGTCGTCGCGCATGAGCTTGGGCATCACATCCAGAATCTGCTGGGAACGGAGCAGAAGGTCGAGCGGGCGAACCAGCAGAATCCCTCTGGCCGGAACCGGCTCTCGGTGAAGGTGGAATTGCAGGCGGATTGCTTTGCAGGGGTATGGGCGAAGAGTGGAGAGAGCCGCGGGTTTATTCACACGGACGATATTGCCGGTGGTCTGAAGGCAGCGGCTGCAGTGGGTGACGACCATCTTCAGGGCATGCAGGGCGGCACGGTGAGGCCGGATACGTTTACGCACGGCAGCTCGGCGGACCGGGAGAAGTGGTTCAACCGCGGGTTGAGCGGGGGGACGATCGATTCGTGCAATACATTTGCTGGGAATGAGTAA
- a CDS encoding glutaredoxin family protein — protein sequence MELTVYSASWCRDCREAKKFLTRHNIPFTEVDIELVPGAADEVLENVGKRAIPQFVLDGKWIQPYKPGRGFLHAEMAELFNVKE from the coding sequence ATGGAACTGACCGTATACTCCGCCTCCTGGTGCCGCGACTGCCGCGAGGCCAAGAAGTTTCTCACCAGGCACAATATCCCCTTCACCGAGGTCGACATCGAGCTTGTCCCCGGTGCCGCCGACGAGGTACTCGAAAACGTGGGCAAGCGCGCTATCCCGCAGTTCGTCCTCGACGGCAAATGGATCCAGCCCTACAAGCCCGGACGAGGATTCCTCCATGCAGAGATGGCCGAGCTCTTCAACGTAAAGGAATAG
- a CDS encoding SDR family NAD(P)-dependent oxidoreductase: MSDRLKGKVAIITGSSSGIGQAIAVRFAQEGATVVIDYRNHPEGADATKAQVEAAGGKAITVQADVSKLADTQNLVDQAWSQLGGCDILVNNAGVEKNAPFLEVTEADYDMVLDVNLKGAFFLTQAFVKRLAAAKLPGRVINISSVHEDMVFPNFTSYCCSKGGMRMMMRNLAVELGPLNITVNNIAPGAINTPINASLLADKPKLNALLANIPLGRLGKPEEVAGLALLLASEDGGYTTGSTFVVDGGLMRNYHEQ, translated from the coding sequence ATGTCCGACCGTCTCAAGGGTAAAGTAGCCATCATCACCGGATCCTCCTCGGGCATCGGCCAGGCTATCGCCGTCCGTTTTGCCCAGGAGGGTGCCACCGTCGTCATCGACTACCGCAACCATCCCGAAGGTGCCGACGCCACCAAAGCCCAGGTCGAGGCGGCCGGAGGCAAAGCGATCACCGTCCAGGCAGACGTCTCCAAACTCGCCGATACCCAGAACCTCGTCGACCAGGCGTGGTCCCAGCTCGGCGGCTGCGACATCCTCGTCAACAACGCTGGCGTCGAGAAGAATGCGCCCTTCCTGGAGGTCACCGAAGCCGACTACGACATGGTCCTCGACGTGAACCTCAAGGGCGCCTTCTTCCTCACGCAGGCCTTCGTCAAGCGCCTCGCCGCAGCGAAGCTCCCAGGCCGCGTCATCAATATCTCGTCCGTCCATGAAGACATGGTCTTCCCCAACTTCACCAGCTACTGCTGCTCCAAGGGCGGCATGCGCATGATGATGCGCAACCTCGCTGTCGAACTCGGCCCGCTCAACATCACCGTGAACAACATCGCCCCGGGAGCCATCAACACTCCCATCAACGCCTCTCTGCTGGCCGACAAGCCGAAGCTCAACGCCCTGCTGGCCAACATTCCGCTCGGACGCCTCGGCAAACCCGAAGAGGTCGCCGGTCTGGCCCTCCTGCTGGCATCCGAAGACGGCGGCTACACCACCGGTTCAACCTTCGTCGTCGATGGCGGTCTCATGCGCAACTATCACGAACAGTAG
- a CDS encoding GlsB/YeaQ/YmgE family stress response membrane protein produces MPHGIIMTIIIGFIIGVIAKMIMPGRDPSGFIATVLIGIAGSFLGTFIGRSIGHYDRTESAGWLMSILGALILLALYHLINRSRSRF; encoded by the coding sequence ATGCCCCACGGCATCATCATGACCATCATCATCGGCTTCATCATTGGCGTTATCGCAAAGATGATCATGCCCGGCCGCGACCCATCCGGCTTCATCGCCACCGTCCTCATCGGCATCGCCGGCAGCTTCCTCGGCACCTTCATCGGCCGCTCCATTGGGCACTACGACCGCACCGAGAGTGCCGGCTGGCTCATGTCGATCCTCGGCGCGCTCATCCTCCTCGCCCTCTATCACCTCATCAACCGCAGCCGATCGCGTTTCTAG
- the tadA gene encoding tRNA adenosine(34) deaminase TadA, translating to METDEHYLRAAIAAARAAEADGEVPVGAVVVHAGKIIATGQNRVIRDADPTAHAEIVALRAAGRVLDNYRLENCDLYVTLEPCAMCAGAILHARIRRLVYAASDPKAGACGSALAVMNHPLLNHRVEVASGLLADECGAFLTAFFRARRNAVKASRIQPAQEAVLMPTKKWSAKVTTDSTHPHQGLFNEDAESIAKSLATKEVSPKGPASGMRMLNFYINRAGKNLPEARVQELEKAKTILSAMIATRKPAAKSAKKAAAKKTPKKTAKKSSTK from the coding sequence ATGGAGACCGACGAGCACTATCTCCGCGCCGCCATCGCCGCAGCTCGCGCCGCTGAGGCGGACGGCGAAGTCCCCGTAGGAGCCGTGGTCGTTCACGCGGGAAAGATTATCGCCACCGGACAGAACCGCGTTATCCGCGACGCCGACCCCACCGCCCATGCGGAGATCGTCGCCCTCCGCGCCGCGGGCAGGGTGCTCGACAACTACCGGCTCGAAAACTGCGACCTCTACGTCACGCTCGAGCCCTGCGCCATGTGCGCCGGGGCCATCCTGCATGCGCGCATCCGCCGCCTCGTCTACGCCGCCTCCGACCCCAAGGCCGGGGCCTGCGGATCGGCGCTCGCCGTCATGAACCACCCACTCCTCAATCATCGCGTCGAGGTCGCCTCAGGCCTTCTCGCGGACGAGTGCGGAGCCTTCCTCACCGCCTTCTTTCGCGCACGCCGCAACGCCGTCAAGGCCTCCCGCATCCAACCCGCGCAGGAGGCCGTGCTCATGCCCACCAAGAAATGGTCAGCCAAGGTCACCACCGACTCCACCCATCCCCACCAGGGCCTCTTTAACGAGGATGCCGAGAGTATCGCCAAGTCCCTCGCGACGAAGGAAGTGTCTCCAAAAGGGCCCGCGTCCGGCATGCGCATGTTGAACTTTTATATCAACCGTGCCGGCAAGAACCTGCCTGAGGCCCGCGTCCAGGAGCTCGAGAAGGCCAAGACCATCCTTTCGGCCATGATCGCGACGAGAAAACCCGCGGCGAAGAGTGCAAAGAAGGCTGCGGCAAAGAAGACACCGAAAAAGACTGCGAAGAAATCCTCAACAAAATGA
- a CDS encoding choice-of-anchor D domain-containing protein translates to MMQRLRLSLPVFFTLACLAGCSNATRVATTAVPASSTSLHGSLHGGQQPIVGATINIYAVGTTGDGSTASSVLASPLTTDSNGFFDLSNKVTCPSPTSLLYLVATGGNPGVAPPFSGAQISLITALGQCGNPSNIQFINVNEVTTVAAIFALSPYMSGLTAIGSGPADASTLADAFTLAWQYADITTGSSPGTGVSSDTVIPTAQINTLANLLSACVNSAGGTAGDTSFCGQLFTLLTPASTAPTDTAMALLNLAQNPGINTNALYTLSPPTAPFQPSLTARPADFSLSVTSPFGIQASASAMSFGPIFVGGTTPVQFLDFTPNQYAYFSNLNLSLVGPNASDFALSGPPDVSCISDNSLFEGYPCVLNVTFTPSAAGVRRAYLIARYSTEFLTNGLIVIPFVGTGTVSAPGPLTISPSTLNMSIYNDPQTVFVTNSNTIPVTITSITAGGSDYTQTNNCGSVLPANSTCGIFVSMHPDQFPANGELDIASSASSTPQTVGLAYQAGASFIPPDSIDVGAHTVGTEGVYTYYGPADRTGGSASLSISGPNASDFSFDAVNQQSTLDCRWGPFDACTFTVYFTPSATGLRTATIAVSGVGNIPISGTGQ, encoded by the coding sequence ATGATGCAGCGCCTGCGCCTGAGCCTCCCCGTTTTCTTTACTCTCGCCTGCCTTGCGGGATGCAGCAATGCGACACGCGTCGCAACAACCGCTGTGCCAGCTTCAAGCACAAGCCTCCACGGCTCCCTCCACGGCGGGCAGCAGCCCATCGTCGGTGCCACGATCAACATCTACGCGGTAGGAACCACAGGGGACGGCTCCACGGCCTCCTCCGTCCTCGCTTCACCCCTTACCACCGACAGCAACGGCTTCTTCGACCTCTCCAACAAGGTCACCTGCCCCTCGCCCACGTCCCTGCTCTATCTTGTCGCCACCGGCGGCAACCCAGGCGTCGCCCCACCCTTCTCCGGCGCCCAGATCTCGCTCATCACAGCCCTCGGCCAGTGCGGCAACCCCAGCAACATTCAATTCATCAACGTCAACGAAGTCACGACGGTCGCCGCCATCTTCGCGCTCTCTCCCTACATGAGCGGCCTCACGGCCATCGGCTCCGGCCCCGCCGATGCCTCCACACTCGCTGACGCCTTCACCCTCGCCTGGCAGTACGCCGATATCACCACCGGCAGTTCGCCCGGCACCGGCGTTTCCAGCGATACGGTCATACCAACCGCCCAGATCAACACCCTCGCCAATCTCCTCTCCGCCTGCGTCAACTCCGCGGGCGGCACGGCAGGCGACACTTCCTTCTGCGGCCAGCTCTTCACCCTGCTCACCCCTGCAAGCACAGCCCCCACCGACACCGCGATGGCTCTGCTCAACCTCGCCCAGAACCCGGGCATCAACACGAACGCTCTCTACACCCTCAGCCCCCCAACCGCTCCCTTTCAGCCCAGCCTCACCGCACGCCCTGCCGACTTCAGCCTCTCCGTCACATCCCCCTTCGGCATCCAGGCCTCGGCCTCCGCGATGTCCTTCGGCCCTATCTTTGTCGGTGGAACCACGCCGGTTCAATTCCTCGATTTCACCCCCAATCAATATGCCTACTTCAGCAATTTGAATTTGTCCCTCGTCGGCCCAAATGCCAGCGACTTCGCCTTGTCCGGCCCGCCGGACGTCTCCTGTATCAGCGACAACTCGCTCTTCGAAGGCTACCCGTGCGTCCTCAACGTAACCTTCACCCCATCTGCCGCCGGGGTCCGGCGTGCCTACCTCATTGCCAGGTACAGCACCGAATTCTTGACGAACGGCTTGATCGTCATTCCTTTCGTCGGAACCGGCACCGTCTCCGCCCCAGGTCCTCTCACCATCTCGCCCAGCACGTTGAATATGAGCATCTACAACGACCCGCAGACGGTCTTCGTGACAAACTCCAACACCATCCCCGTCACGATCACGTCCATTACCGCCGGTGGCAGCGACTACACCCAGACCAACAACTGCGGAAGCGTCCTTCCGGCCAACTCCACCTGCGGCATCTTTGTGTCCATGCATCCCGACCAGTTTCCAGCCAATGGTGAATTGGACATTGCCAGCAGCGCCTCCTCGACTCCTCAAACTGTAGGACTCGCCTATCAGGCTGGTGCCTCCTTCATCCCGCCAGACTCCATCGACGTCGGCGCCCACACCGTCGGGACGGAAGGCGTTTACACCTATTACGGCCCCGCCGACCGCACCGGCGGATCCGCGTCGCTCAGCATCTCCGGCCCCAACGCCTCCGACTTCTCCTTCGATGCGGTGAATCAGCAGAGCACCCTCGATTGCCGCTGGGGGCCGTTTGATGCCTGCACCTTCACCGTCTACTTCACACCCTCCGCAACCGGGCTTCGGACGGCCACCATCGCCGTGTCAGGTGTGGGCAACATCCCCATCTCAGGAACCGGCCAATAG
- a CDS encoding agmatine deiminase family protein, which yields MTDARPTPRQSHYRMPAEWAPHAATWIAWPHNAEDWPNKFQPIPWVYCEIVRHLSRVEDVHILVNDVFAERRAATMLKRNGANLARLHFHHWATDRVWLRDSGPIFVKNPDGDLAITNWKFNGWAKYENHRRDNLIPNHVAKLYDMREFCAFAPLPTGGEHRLVLEGGSIDTNGAGILLTTEECLLSKIQERNPGLGDESRTRATIEQAFADYLGIEKTIWLNRGTAGDDTHGHIDDITRFVGENTILTCVEPNTKDENHLPLAENLDRLRTARNLAGKPFQILELPMPEPVIFESQRLPASYANFYIANEIVLVPTFNDANDRVAMNLIADCFPTRKIIGIHCVDLIWGLGALHCMTQQEPA from the coding sequence ATGACCGACGCCCGCCCCACCCCACGCCAGAGCCACTACCGCATGCCGGCCGAGTGGGCCCCGCACGCCGCCACCTGGATCGCCTGGCCCCACAACGCCGAGGACTGGCCCAACAAGTTCCAGCCCATCCCGTGGGTCTACTGCGAGATCGTCCGTCACCTCTCCCGCGTGGAAGACGTCCATATCCTCGTCAACGACGTCTTCGCCGAACGCCGCGCCGCCACCATGCTCAAACGCAACGGAGCTAACCTCGCGCGCCTGCACTTTCACCACTGGGCCACCGACCGTGTCTGGCTCCGCGACTCCGGCCCCATCTTCGTCAAGAACCCCGATGGCGACCTCGCGATCACCAACTGGAAGTTCAACGGCTGGGCCAAGTACGAGAACCACCGCCGCGACAACCTCATCCCGAATCACGTCGCCAAGCTCTACGACATGCGCGAGTTCTGCGCCTTCGCACCGCTCCCCACAGGTGGCGAACACCGCCTTGTGCTCGAAGGTGGCTCCATTGACACCAACGGCGCAGGCATCCTGCTCACCACCGAAGAGTGCCTGCTCTCGAAGATCCAGGAGCGCAACCCCGGCCTCGGCGACGAGTCCCGGACCCGCGCCACCATCGAACAGGCCTTCGCCGACTACCTCGGCATCGAGAAGACCATCTGGCTGAACCGCGGAACTGCCGGCGACGACACCCACGGTCACATCGACGACATCACCCGCTTCGTCGGCGAAAACACCATCCTCACCTGCGTCGAGCCCAACACCAAGGACGAGAACCACCTCCCGCTTGCCGAGAACCTCGACCGCCTCCGCACCGCCCGCAATCTCGCCGGCAAACCCTTCCAGATCCTCGAGCTCCCCATGCCCGAGCCTGTCATCTTCGAGTCCCAGCGCCTCCCCGCCAGCTACGCGAACTTCTACATCGCCAACGAGATCGTCCTCGTCCCCACCTTCAACGACGCCAACGATCGCGTCGCCATGAATCTCATCGCCGACTGCTTCCCTACCCGCAAAATCATCGGCATCCACTGCGTCGATCTCATCTGGGGTCTCGGTGCCCTGCACTGCATGACCCAGCAGGAGCCCGCTTAG
- a CDS encoding outer membrane beta-barrel protein, protein MPSIGAPELTMNRLSQILRTFIPLVILAAATRGHAQVGIYGTLNASHVDNPSTAQSISFGGKTTDYWSTGFGVGIYYDAYHLGPISLGLDLRGSDAKQVKTGLGGVRLAIHPPILPLKPYVEGLVGGTNSTNIYNTANTNFVYQVVGGLDYTIIPHFDFRAIEIGYGKISSGITTASTPRSTLINVSSGIAIHF, encoded by the coding sequence GTGCCGTCGATCGGCGCGCCGGAGCTCACGATGAACCGCCTCTCCCAAATCCTCCGCACCTTCATCCCTCTTGTGATCCTCGCCGCTGCCACACGCGGGCACGCCCAGGTCGGCATCTATGGCACCCTAAACGCCTCGCACGTCGACAATCCTTCCACGGCACAGTCCATCAGCTTCGGCGGCAAGACCACGGACTATTGGAGCACAGGCTTCGGCGTAGGCATCTACTACGACGCGTACCACCTCGGCCCCATCTCGCTGGGGCTCGATCTCCGCGGTTCCGACGCCAAGCAGGTCAAGACCGGCCTGGGCGGTGTCCGCCTCGCTATCCACCCGCCCATCCTTCCACTGAAGCCGTACGTCGAAGGCCTCGTCGGAGGCACCAACTCGACCAACATCTACAACACGGCCAACACCAACTTCGTGTATCAGGTTGTCGGCGGACTCGACTACACCATCATCCCCCACTTCGACTTCCGCGCTATCGAGATCGGCTACGGCAAAATCTCCAGCGGCATCACGACCGCCTCTACGCCGCGCAGCACCCTCATCAATGTGTCGAGCGGCATTGCCATCCACTTCTAG
- a CDS encoding cupin domain-containing protein: MKLGIIFSLALAVSVPAFAQELDPSPHSAADIQKRSAVLIDKAKTSTTGLALDVLDELTTARTLLVVRVKTGQAERHLLWADQMVILSGTVTLVTGGVMEAEKPNGTLQGESLGASLTGGKEITLHAGDIVHVPPSVPHWVKLAPGTTATYLVFKEK, translated from the coding sequence ATGAAACTCGGCATTATCTTCTCCCTCGCCCTTGCCGTCAGCGTTCCCGCCTTCGCGCAGGAGCTCGACCCGTCGCCCCACAGCGCCGCCGACATCCAGAAGCGCTCCGCCGTCCTCATCGACAAGGCCAAGACGTCGACCACCGGACTCGCCCTCGATGTGCTCGATGAGCTCACCACCGCGCGCACCCTTCTGGTAGTCCGCGTCAAGACCGGTCAGGCTGAGCGGCATCTCCTCTGGGCCGACCAGATGGTCATTCTCTCCGGCACCGTCACGCTTGTGACCGGAGGCGTGATGGAAGCGGAGAAGCCGAACGGGACCCTGCAGGGCGAGAGCCTCGGTGCCAGCCTCACCGGCGGCAAGGAGATTACGCTTCATGCGGGCGACATCGTTCACGTGCCGCCCAGCGTCCCCCACTGGGTCAAGCTAGCGCCCGGCACGACCGCCACATACCTCGTCTTCAAGGAAAAGTAG
- a CDS encoding carbon-nitrogen hydrolase: MPAEKKVIGLIQMSMSADPAANLDKAADRVREAARQGANLICLPELFNAQYFCQREDHDLFELTESIPGPSTERLSAVVREEKIVLVASLFERRAPGLYHNTAAILDHTIGAKDNIAGKYRKMHIPDDPLYYEKFYFTPGDIGFQSLATSQGEVGTLICWDQWYPEGARITALKGAEVLFFPTAIGWHPSEKEEYGAPQYDAWRTMQRAHAIANGVFVGAVNRVGHEQGDVLLADGLHKGPSGAGLEFWGGSFIADPFGRILAEASHTEETILLAEVDPKLSEITRQHWPFLRDRRIDAYGGITSRFLD; the protein is encoded by the coding sequence ATGCCAGCAGAAAAGAAAGTCATCGGCCTCATCCAGATGTCCATGTCGGCTGATCCAGCCGCAAACCTCGACAAGGCCGCCGACCGCGTCCGCGAAGCCGCTCGCCAGGGCGCGAACCTGATCTGCCTCCCCGAACTCTTCAACGCGCAGTACTTCTGCCAGCGCGAAGATCACGACCTGTTTGAACTCACCGAGTCCATCCCCGGCCCCTCGACGGAGCGTCTCTCAGCCGTCGTGCGCGAAGAGAAGATCGTCCTCGTCGCCAGCCTCTTCGAGCGCCGCGCACCCGGGCTCTACCACAACACCGCGGCCATCCTCGACCACACGATTGGAGCCAAAGACAACATCGCCGGAAAATATCGCAAGATGCATATCCCCGACGATCCGCTCTACTACGAGAAGTTCTACTTCACCCCCGGCGACATCGGCTTCCAGTCGCTCGCAACCAGCCAGGGCGAAGTCGGCACGCTCATCTGCTGGGACCAGTGGTATCCGGAGGGCGCACGCATCACAGCGCTCAAGGGGGCGGAGGTCCTCTTCTTCCCCACCGCCATCGGCTGGCACCCGTCTGAGAAGGAAGAGTACGGAGCTCCCCAGTACGACGCCTGGCGCACCATGCAGCGCGCTCACGCCATCGCCAACGGAGTATTCGTCGGCGCGGTCAATCGTGTCGGCCATGAGCAGGGCGATGTCCTGCTCGCCGATGGCCTCCACAAGGGGCCATCGGGTGCCGGTCTAGAGTTCTGGGGTGGAAGCTTCATCGCCGACCCCTTCGGCCGCATCCTCGCCGAGGCCTCGCACACCGAAGAGACGATCCTCCTCGCCGAGGTCGATCCGAAGCTCTCCGAGATCACGCGCCAGCACTGGCCGTTTCTGCGCGACCGCCGTATCGATGCCTACGGCGGTATCACCAGCCGCTTCCTCGATTGA